A genomic window from Terrisporobacter glycolicus ATCC 14880 = DSM 1288 includes:
- the rpmA gene encoding 50S ribosomal protein L27 yields MLNMNLQLLASKKGVGSSKNGRDSIAKRLGVKRYDGQIVTAGSIIVRQRGTKIHPGTNVGKGGDDTLFALIDGTVKFERKDKKRKKVSIYPVQVAE; encoded by the coding sequence ATGTTAAACATGAACTTACAATTATTAGCATCTAAAAAAGGGGTAGGATCATCTAAAAACGGTAGAGATTCTATAGCTAAAAGATTAGGTGTAAAAAGATATGACGGACAAATAGTTACTGCTGGTAGTATAATAGTAAGACAAAGAGGTACTAAAATACATCCAGGAACTAATGTAGGTAAAGGTGGAGATGACACTTTATTCGCATTAATAGACGGTACTGTTAAATTCGAAAGAAAAGACAAAAAAAGAAAAAAAGTAAGTATATATCCAGTACAAGTTGCTGAATAA